A DNA window from Luteolibacter luteus contains the following coding sequences:
- a CDS encoding beta strand repeat-containing protein, which produces MPYSRASLARLALLTATTSLLPVHAGTLYWDTNGDTAGSGNVGGTWDSGTNWSANAAGGSVVGWTNGESVVFSAGTDGVATKTVTIGGTVATPSIMVEEVGLVQIQGGSIDIAGGSVFDTSVLGNATNRSLTWTSAIIGTGGLTLAVNGDTSATGGGSSSLFGLTGTNTFTGDVTITSGVVNAASNFGAATNKVILNGGGIVDANTNGVFTRDIEIGAAGGVIRNFGNTNNFRLQGALTGSGELRRTDAGTTVLTGNGSGFTGALNIQQGTMQIGDGLQTSNLIANTSGIALGHSGGAGSIRYRLDTSFTLSSPVTFANAGSAFHWQGTGADDVLTINSAFGSSSSIGTLGIASGGVSLGSGADVKISSVSITSTPSNSAAAVIGTLNIGSGASLVTKYLGLGDASNTSGIINQTGGTLTVESGGNGIRIGHWANGGTPGSAYNLSGGTLDASGLSGNSGDAQLVSIGWDGLGSMSVGGGASTATLKAVGIQLDKNRSGAGSMATNLTVGTNGVVEVGSRGILAQGSNDSVVLNGGTIRSTGTSNWNATFNANAASVFDGNAGTTTTVSGVLTGSGNIQQTGSGVFSYTGASTAYTGNLNVGAAGTLTGTGTIAGNVTIDGTLAAGATAAAASVGTLVFGDAGAGTTTTAVNGAILMDLNGASVATGNDKFTVNDHLSFGASSVLNPTFYGAAATGGSTYNLINYTGTLTGAPVLDAGFINSHRQTFALDTATAGQINLSVTGSAANLVWTGDGAGNAWNVNGVSNWNNGGSSDKFYQTDSVSFTDAGDASVPVNVSGVVNAPGVTVDSTKDYTFAGTGSITGSGQFTKSGTGSLTVLTDFTPGAMNISAGTVNFGNGGTTGGLLGSGTITLAADATLNLNRSDATSFNRAFAAGSAGTFVKSGAGNLTLGSFQLLPRNVTVNGGTLTVTGGGFGGNRLDGAGVITVNSGATMVLAAGSAHALGGSDGAMTESMILNGGTLTVNQEQYFNSITMNGATVNGSAEIRSSNATNWAVTGSIASTMSARVNMVGAANFNVGDVTGSAAEDLTVSGQVTGSGAFNKNGAGTMRVTGNNNFTGALAISGGVLQAASNNALGFGGAIGNTAVNGTTVTGGGALDLSGVTVNEAITLNGGKLINSNTSTAGTLASGIAGIRITAVGSGYTSAPTVALSGGGGSGATATTALSGATVGSVTTTAAGSGYTSAPTVTLNGGAGTGATATAVISSLTLTGTNNEIGGDGNLSVNAIITGTGGYTKTGAGTLTLGTGASTLAGDIVVNGGAINVAVQGNATTSAFGNQASSRTVTINNGAIVNFNTNNVLGNGAVALANLPTFTVNQGGTLAANNYNVIGAVNLNGGTLTRTGTGTPGSYQGFELKGTVTTGGSAQSTITSTGGYGHHLAGNINFNVGNAVAGADLIVAAALRNASPDVGGTGGLTKTGSGTMALNASNTYTGATMVSAGTLLVNGALGNTAVTVGIDGILGGGSATAGTIAGNVTVDGTLAPGSSAGTLALGGNLLLNSTAILNWELDAASPLSLGLGVNDLVTVGGQLTLDGTLNVAGTSSFAGVNTGTWTLLTYGSLVDNSLVLGSMPTLDSGLSWQLTTGDNRVNVSIVPEPRAALLGALGLMFLFRRRR; this is translated from the coding sequence ATGCCCTACTCCCGCGCATCTTTGGCCCGTCTCGCCCTGCTCACGGCAACGACTTCCCTTCTGCCGGTTCACGCCGGGACCCTTTATTGGGATACCAATGGCGATACCGCCGGTTCCGGCAATGTCGGCGGCACTTGGGACAGCGGCACCAACTGGAGTGCGAATGCTGCGGGTGGTTCGGTGGTCGGCTGGACGAATGGCGAGAGCGTGGTTTTTTCCGCAGGCACCGATGGTGTCGCGACCAAGACGGTGACGATCGGTGGCACGGTGGCGACTCCATCGATCATGGTGGAGGAAGTGGGTCTGGTGCAGATCCAAGGGGGCTCGATCGACATCGCGGGCGGCTCGGTTTTCGATACCTCGGTCCTCGGCAATGCGACGAATCGCTCGCTGACCTGGACCTCGGCAATCATCGGCACCGGCGGCCTGACCCTGGCGGTGAATGGCGATACCTCGGCGACGGGAGGGGGCAGCAGCTCGCTCTTCGGGCTTACCGGGACGAACACCTTTACCGGTGATGTGACGATCACCTCGGGAGTGGTGAATGCCGCGTCGAACTTCGGTGCCGCGACGAACAAGGTGATCCTGAACGGCGGTGGGATCGTGGATGCGAACACCAACGGTGTCTTTACGCGGGACATCGAGATCGGTGCCGCGGGAGGGGTGATCCGGAATTTCGGCAACACGAACAATTTCCGCCTGCAGGGCGCGCTGACGGGCAGCGGCGAGCTTCGCCGCACGGATGCCGGTACCACAGTGCTCACGGGAAATGGCAGCGGCTTTACTGGAGCGCTGAATATCCAGCAGGGCACCATGCAGATTGGCGACGGGCTGCAGACGAGCAACCTGATCGCGAATACGTCCGGCATCGCGCTCGGCCACTCGGGTGGAGCGGGCAGCATCCGCTATCGTCTGGATACGTCCTTCACGCTTTCCTCGCCGGTGACCTTCGCGAATGCGGGGTCGGCGTTTCACTGGCAGGGGACCGGAGCGGACGACGTGCTGACGATCAACTCGGCCTTTGGCAGCAGCTCGTCGATCGGCACGCTGGGGATCGCTTCGGGCGGGGTGTCCTTGGGATCGGGTGCGGATGTGAAGATCTCATCGGTCTCGATCACCAGCACGCCATCGAACAGTGCCGCCGCGGTGATCGGCACGCTGAACATCGGCAGCGGTGCGAGTCTGGTGACGAAGTATCTCGGTCTCGGCGATGCCAGCAATACCTCGGGGATCATCAATCAGACCGGCGGCACGCTGACGGTGGAGAGCGGCGGCAATGGCATCCGCATCGGCCACTGGGCGAATGGCGGCACGCCAGGGAGTGCCTACAATCTTTCCGGTGGCACTTTGGATGCCAGCGGCCTTTCCGGAAACAGCGGCGATGCGCAGCTGGTGAGCATCGGCTGGGACGGGCTCGGCTCGATGAGCGTGGGTGGTGGTGCGAGCACCGCCACGCTGAAAGCGGTGGGTATCCAGCTCGACAAGAACCGCAGCGGCGCGGGGAGCATGGCGACGAATCTGACGGTCGGCACCAATGGCGTGGTCGAAGTCGGTTCGCGTGGCATCCTCGCTCAGGGATCGAATGACTCGGTGGTCTTGAACGGTGGCACGATCCGTTCGACGGGAACGAGTAACTGGAATGCGACCTTCAATGCGAATGCGGCATCGGTCTTCGACGGCAATGCCGGTACGACCACGACGGTGAGCGGTGTTCTCACGGGATCCGGCAATATCCAGCAGACGGGTAGCGGGGTGTTTTCCTACACCGGTGCGAGCACGGCTTATACGGGTAATCTCAATGTTGGTGCCGCGGGAACGCTCACTGGCACCGGAACGATCGCGGGTAATGTGACGATCGATGGGACCTTGGCTGCGGGCGCGACGGCTGCGGCGGCGAGCGTGGGAACGCTGGTCTTTGGCGATGCCGGTGCGGGGACCACGACGACCGCGGTCAATGGTGCGATCCTCATGGATCTCAACGGTGCTTCCGTGGCCACCGGGAATGACAAGTTCACGGTGAACGATCACCTGAGCTTCGGTGCTTCCTCGGTGCTCAATCCGACTTTCTACGGTGCTGCGGCGACGGGTGGCAGCACTTACAATCTCATCAACTACACGGGCACGCTGACGGGAGCCCCGGTGCTGGATGCGGGCTTCATCAACAGCCATCGCCAGACCTTCGCGCTGGATACGGCGACCGCAGGGCAGATCAACCTCAGTGTCACGGGCTCTGCCGCGAATCTGGTGTGGACCGGTGACGGCGCGGGCAATGCGTGGAACGTGAATGGCGTGTCGAATTGGAACAACGGCGGTTCTTCCGACAAGTTCTACCAGACGGACTCGGTTTCCTTCACGGATGCGGGCGATGCTTCGGTGCCGGTCAATGTCAGCGGGGTGGTGAACGCTCCGGGGGTGACGGTGGATTCGACGAAGGATTACACTTTTGCCGGCACGGGTTCGATCACGGGCAGCGGGCAATTCACGAAGTCGGGCACGGGTTCGCTGACGGTGCTCACCGACTTTACTCCGGGTGCGATGAACATCAGTGCGGGCACCGTGAACTTCGGCAATGGCGGGACAACGGGCGGGCTGCTTGGCAGCGGCACGATCACGCTGGCGGCGGATGCCACGCTGAACCTGAACCGCTCCGATGCGACGAGCTTCAATCGTGCTTTCGCTGCGGGCAGCGCCGGTACTTTCGTGAAATCGGGCGCGGGGAACCTGACCTTGGGCAGTTTCCAGCTGCTGCCGCGGAACGTGACCGTGAATGGCGGGACGCTCACCGTGACGGGTGGCGGCTTCGGCGGCAACCGCCTGGATGGCGCGGGCGTGATCACCGTGAATAGCGGTGCGACGATGGTTCTCGCAGCGGGTTCGGCTCATGCGCTCGGCGGCAGTGATGGCGCGATGACCGAGTCGATGATCCTGAATGGCGGCACGCTGACCGTGAATCAGGAGCAGTATTTCAACAGCATCACGATGAATGGTGCGACGGTGAATGGCAGCGCGGAGATCCGCTCCAGCAATGCCACCAACTGGGCCGTGACGGGATCGATCGCTTCGACGATGTCGGCACGCGTGAACATGGTTGGCGCCGCGAATTTCAATGTCGGTGATGTGACTGGTAGTGCAGCGGAAGACCTGACGGTCTCCGGACAGGTGACCGGTAGCGGTGCTTTCAACAAGAACGGCGCGGGCACCATGCGTGTCACGGGGAACAACAACTTCACCGGAGCGCTGGCGATCAGCGGTGGTGTGCTCCAAGCGGCTTCGAACAATGCGCTCGGCTTCGGCGGTGCGATCGGGAATACGGCGGTAAATGGGACCACTGTTACCGGTGGCGGTGCGCTTGACCTGAGCGGGGTGACGGTAAACGAGGCCATCACCTTGAACGGCGGCAAGCTGATCAATTCCAACACCAGCACGGCTGGAACGCTCGCCAGCGGCATCGCGGGAATCCGCATCACGGCGGTGGGCAGCGGCTACACCTCGGCACCTACGGTGGCACTCAGTGGTGGTGGCGGATCTGGAGCGACCGCGACGACAGCCCTGAGCGGTGCGACGGTGGGAAGCGTGACGACCACGGCGGCAGGATCCGGTTACACCTCGGCGCCGACGGTGACCTTGAACGGCGGCGCGGGCACCGGGGCTACAGCGACGGCTGTCATCTCCTCTCTCACGCTCACCGGCACGAACAATGAGATCGGTGGCGATGGAAATCTCAGCGTGAATGCCATCATCACCGGCACCGGCGGCTATACGAAGACTGGCGCGGGGACGTTGACGCTAGGCACGGGTGCCTCGACTCTCGCCGGGGATATTGTGGTGAACGGTGGTGCGATCAACGTTGCTGTCCAAGGCAATGCCACGACCAGTGCCTTCGGTAACCAAGCCTCTTCGAGAACGGTCACGATCAACAACGGAGCCATCGTTAATTTCAATACGAACAACGTGCTTGGCAACGGCGCGGTGGCCTTGGCCAACCTGCCGACCTTCACGGTGAACCAGGGGGGCACGCTTGCGGCGAACAACTACAATGTGATCGGCGCGGTGAACCTGAATGGCGGGACCTTGACCCGCACCGGCACAGGCACGCCCGGTTCCTATCAAGGCTTCGAGTTGAAGGGCACGGTGACGACCGGTGGTTCAGCGCAATCGACCATCACCTCGACGGGTGGTTACGGGCATCACCTTGCGGGGAACATTAATTTCAACGTGGGCAATGCGGTTGCCGGGGCCGACCTCATCGTGGCCGCCGCGCTGCGCAACGCTTCGCCGGATGTCGGTGGAACGGGTGGCCTGACGAAGACGGGCAGCGGCACGATGGCGCTGAATGCGAGCAATACCTACACGGGCGCGACCATGGTCTCCGCGGGCACGCTGCTGGTGAACGGTGCGCTCGGCAACACGGCGGTGACCGTGGGGATCGACGGCATCCTGGGTGGTGGCTCCGCCACCGCAGGCACCATCGCCGGGAATGTCACGGTGGATGGCACCTTGGCTCCCGGGAGCAGCGCGGGCACGCTCGCGCTGGGTGGAAACCTGCTTTTGAACAGCACGGCGATTCTCAATTGGGAACTCGATGCGGCATCGCCGCTGAGCCTTGGTCTCGGTGTGAACGACCTCGTCACCGTCGGCGGGCAACTTACGCTGGATGGCACCTTGAATGTGGCGGGCACGAGCTCCTTCGCGGGTGTTAACACCGGCACCTGGACCTTGCTGACCTATGGTTCGCTGGTGGACAACTCGCTCGTGCTTGGGAGCATGCCGACCCTCGACTCCGGCCTGAGCTGGCAGCTTACGACGGGGGACAACCGGGTGAACGTGAGCATCGTTCCCGAGCCCCGGGCTGCGCTGCTCGGCGCCCTTGGCCTGATGTTCCTGTTCCGTCGCCGGCGATAA
- a CDS encoding fibronectin type III domain-containing protein, translating into MSLHFLFLATFITLLLAPRGNAQEGWQIGMHQVPKTPTKGLVHANGLWVGVGLSGKIITSPDGVAWTCRPVLTRQHLNTVIHANGRFVACGDNGALLTSTDGIAWEIRNSGSTFDLRDIAYGTGVFVVTGTNDGSGDAPLFLTSSDLLNWTAFDTAGKFTTNSLLADAAAIVFANGQFVVPFPNQQTFVSSDGLSWERKLTNLDFDFPRDITYDSGKFYCLSLWGTCASSLDALTWTPIILTQHSTFERMDRILVDGSRMILTSDDAFHTSTSSGEFWSKRAISSPSGNDGLFGVARNGSRYIVMGFNGSAIVGDNFLWQAVYTSPAVENFFGVHHAADTFVAVGKRDDFEWTGVIWSSPDALHWSLRHAAPGHLNSVCHGNGTWVCVGEAASGDATLFTSTDLTNWTERPNPSNYNLKDVIFANGVFVAVGGSYGSPMVLTSPDGIAWTARTSNARGILAAVTYGNGLFVAVGERESGNAGEIISSPDGVTWTRADIEPPAALTGIIYADSMFLAGGSSGYRSSDGLAWTPLDNLDGGSSGVGGDMTHDGSRFINASSTTITPLPAQGTLKVTPQHGFAGLSICHGEGKTVIVGGNQFVRFRNDGDLPAAPAGVAAESSTVTWLAHPAARGYQLYHRQAGTHQWFPSALPCSPSESSRLIKGLLPLTGYEFAVQAITDAGLSELATASSTTFHDLDLWRMETFGSRDGEGDGADDADPDHDGYGNLVEYALGGNPFARDPRKLVTTSSDLVYDPGWGGWFNFEVSFVADARKKAIDIHVEASTDLVNWEKIARSKGGAPAQLLGDTGEDFGFYDGYSGGASNPVREIIVSRSGMLPFTPENGKTFFRIGVEEAAP; encoded by the coding sequence ATGTCCCTCCACTTCTTGTTCCTGGCAACCTTCATCACCCTGCTACTCGCCCCCCGCGGGAACGCACAGGAAGGCTGGCAGATCGGAATGCATCAGGTTCCCAAGACCCCCACCAAAGGCCTCGTCCATGCAAACGGATTGTGGGTCGGAGTCGGGCTCTCCGGAAAAATCATCACCTCTCCGGATGGAGTCGCGTGGACCTGTCGTCCCGTCCTTACCAGGCAGCACTTGAATACCGTCATTCATGCGAACGGCCGCTTCGTTGCCTGCGGGGACAATGGTGCACTGCTGACATCGACCGATGGCATCGCCTGGGAGATCCGCAACTCCGGCAGCACCTTCGACCTGAGGGACATCGCCTACGGGACCGGCGTCTTCGTTGTCACCGGCACGAATGACGGCAGCGGCGACGCCCCGCTCTTTCTCACTTCCTCCGATCTCCTGAACTGGACCGCCTTCGATACCGCCGGGAAGTTCACCACAAACAGCCTGCTGGCAGATGCCGCCGCCATCGTCTTCGCCAACGGTCAATTCGTGGTCCCCTTCCCGAATCAGCAGACCTTCGTCTCCAGCGACGGCCTCTCATGGGAACGCAAGCTCACCAACCTCGACTTCGATTTCCCGCGCGATATCACTTATGACTCCGGGAAATTCTACTGCCTCAGCCTCTGGGGCACCTGCGCCTCGTCGCTGGATGCCCTCACTTGGACTCCGATCATCCTTACCCAACATTCGACCTTCGAGCGGATGGATCGCATCCTGGTCGATGGCAGCCGGATGATTCTCACCTCCGATGATGCCTTTCATACCAGTACCTCTTCTGGCGAGTTCTGGAGCAAACGGGCCATCTCATCTCCATCTGGAAACGACGGCCTCTTCGGGGTCGCAAGAAATGGCAGCCGCTACATCGTGATGGGCTTCAATGGCAGCGCGATCGTCGGTGACAATTTCCTCTGGCAGGCCGTCTACACGAGCCCGGCCGTCGAGAACTTCTTCGGCGTCCATCACGCGGCAGACACCTTCGTGGCCGTGGGCAAGCGGGACGACTTCGAGTGGACCGGCGTCATCTGGAGCTCTCCCGATGCCCTGCATTGGAGCTTGCGACACGCCGCCCCGGGACATCTGAACTCGGTTTGCCATGGCAATGGGACCTGGGTCTGCGTGGGTGAAGCGGCATCCGGCGATGCTACCCTTTTCACCTCCACCGATCTCACGAATTGGACCGAACGCCCGAACCCGAGCAACTACAACCTGAAGGATGTGATCTTCGCCAACGGGGTATTCGTCGCCGTCGGCGGCAGCTACGGCTCGCCGATGGTGTTGACCTCACCGGATGGTATCGCGTGGACAGCCCGGACTTCGAACGCACGCGGAATCTTGGCCGCTGTGACCTATGGCAATGGTCTCTTCGTCGCCGTCGGCGAGCGGGAGTCTGGTAACGCAGGCGAAATCATCAGCTCTCCCGATGGAGTGACTTGGACACGCGCGGACATCGAGCCGCCGGCAGCTCTCACCGGCATCATCTACGCCGACTCGATGTTCCTCGCCGGCGGTTCTTCCGGCTATCGCTCGTCGGACGGGCTCGCATGGACACCGCTGGACAATCTTGATGGAGGATCATCCGGTGTTGGAGGGGATATGACCCACGATGGCAGCCGCTTCATCAATGCAAGCTCCACCACGATCACCCCGCTGCCCGCTCAAGGCACCCTGAAAGTCACCCCGCAGCATGGCTTTGCAGGCCTTTCGATCTGCCACGGCGAAGGAAAGACGGTGATCGTTGGCGGAAACCAATTCGTCAGGTTCCGTAACGACGGGGACTTGCCTGCTGCTCCTGCCGGAGTCGCTGCGGAGAGCTCTACCGTCACATGGCTCGCCCACCCGGCGGCACGTGGGTATCAGCTCTACCATCGTCAGGCCGGCACCCACCAGTGGTTCCCCTCCGCCTTGCCATGTTCCCCATCGGAGAGCTCACGGCTTATCAAGGGACTGCTTCCTCTGACAGGCTACGAATTCGCCGTACAAGCCATCACCGATGCCGGACTCTCGGAACTCGCCACGGCCTCCTCCACTACCTTCCACGACCTGGATCTGTGGCGCATGGAAACCTTCGGATCCCGCGATGGTGAAGGCGATGGGGCGGATGATGCGGACCCGGACCACGACGGCTATGGCAACCTAGTGGAATACGCATTGGGTGGAAACCCGTTCGCCCGGGATCCCCGCAAGCTCGTCACCACCAGCTCCGATCTTGTTTATGACCCCGGCTGGGGAGGCTGGTTCAACTTCGAGGTGAGCTTCGTTGCGGACGCGCGTAAGAAGGCGATCGACATCCATGTGGAAGCCTCCACCGATTTGGTGAATTGGGAAAAGATCGCCCGGAGCAAGGGCGGTGCGCCCGCGCAACTGCTGGGTGACACGGGCGAGGATTTCGGCTTCTACGATGGATATAGTGGAGGCGCGTCGAATCCCGTCCGCGAAATCATCGTTTCCCGGTCAGGGATGCTTCCCTTCACCCCGGAGAACGGAAAGACCTTCTTCCGCATCGGGGTGGAGGAAGCGGCCCCCTGA